Proteins encoded in a region of the Candidatus Methylomirabilis sp. genome:
- the glgX gene encoding glycogen debranching protein GlgX — protein sequence MTVVTVKNRLQVEKGSPHPLGATPDQNGVNFSLFSENATGVEILLFERHDVPEPFQIIQFDPFVNKTFHFWHVYVRGARPGILYAYRVDGSPDRGAGHRFDRTKVLIDPYARGNTNSLWRRADACGPDDNLSTSMRSVAIETSGYDWEGDRPLNRPMEDTIIYELHVRGFTKSPSSGVAHPGTFSGVIEKVPYLKELGVTAVELLPIFDFDETDVLRVVDGTPLNNFWGYSTMGFFAPQSAYCVSPKSGSHLREFRDMVKALHKAGIEVILDVVFNHTDEGNHLGPVFSFKGIDNLVYYFLVPWDRQFYLDYSGCGNTLNCNHPIPQKLIVECLRYWVRETHVDGFRFDEGSILSRGEDGSPLPHPPVVWQIELDEELADTKVIAEAWDAAGLYQIGHFPGDRWAEWNGRYRDDIRRFVKGDPGLIGTVASRLAGSADLYQAVGELPINSINFITCHDGFTLNDLVSYNVKHNEGNGEGNRDGINDNLSWNCGVEGETDDAAIEALRERQIKNFITILLLSRGVPMILSGDEVRRTQKGNNNAYCQDNEIGWVDWTMSQTYYEMFRFWKRMIEFRKTHSTLRQRFFFSGAVNERDVADVSWHGCKLNQPEWSDLGARELGMTLGGFDDEPDIHVMLNMHWEGREFEIPSIPDRRWFKVIDTAASSPHDIADPGDETEFAGHVCSVQGRSIVVLVSG from the coding sequence ATGACGGTCGTCACTGTCAAGAATCGACTTCAGGTAGAGAAGGGATCGCCCCATCCGCTCGGGGCCACTCCTGATCAAAACGGGGTGAACTTCTCGCTGTTCTCGGAGAATGCCACGGGTGTTGAGATCCTCTTATTCGAGCGGCATGATGTCCCAGAACCATTTCAGATCATCCAATTCGACCCCTTCGTCAACAAGACCTTCCATTTCTGGCATGTCTACGTGCGGGGAGCAAGGCCGGGTATTCTCTATGCCTACCGCGTGGACGGCTCGCCGGATCGTGGCGCAGGGCATCGTTTCGATCGGACAAAGGTGCTGATCGATCCATACGCCAGGGGCAACACGAACAGCCTCTGGAGGCGGGCGGATGCCTGCGGACCCGATGATAACCTCTCGACCTCTATGCGATCGGTCGCGATCGAGACATCAGGATACGACTGGGAAGGCGATCGGCCCCTCAACCGACCCATGGAAGACACCATCATCTACGAACTGCATGTGAGGGGGTTCACCAAGTCACCCTCATCGGGAGTCGCGCACCCGGGAACCTTTTCGGGCGTCATCGAGAAGGTTCCCTACCTCAAGGAACTGGGCGTGACGGCCGTAGAATTGCTGCCGATCTTTGATTTTGATGAAACCGATGTTCTTCGCGTGGTGGACGGCACGCCTCTCAATAACTTCTGGGGATATAGCACCATGGGGTTCTTCGCGCCGCAATCCGCCTATTGCGTTTCTCCCAAAAGCGGCTCTCATCTCCGGGAGTTTCGCGATATGGTGAAGGCGCTGCACAAGGCCGGCATCGAGGTGATCCTGGATGTCGTCTTCAACCATACCGATGAGGGGAACCACCTGGGACCCGTCTTTTCCTTCAAGGGAATCGATAATCTGGTCTACTACTTCCTGGTGCCGTGGGACAGACAGTTTTACCTTGACTACTCAGGCTGCGGGAATACGTTAAACTGCAACCATCCGATCCCGCAGAAACTGATCGTTGAGTGCCTCCGATACTGGGTTCGAGAGACGCACGTAGATGGGTTCCGATTTGACGAGGGCTCCATACTGTCGCGGGGCGAGGACGGCAGCCCCCTCCCTCATCCACCCGTCGTCTGGCAGATCGAACTGGATGAGGAGCTGGCGGATACGAAGGTGATCGCCGAGGCATGGGACGCTGCGGGTCTGTACCAGATCGGTCATTTTCCCGGCGACCGCTGGGCAGAGTGGAATGGGCGCTATCGCGATGATATCCGGCGCTTTGTCAAAGGAGACCCGGGACTGATCGGCACTGTGGCATCCCGGCTGGCTGGAAGCGCCGACCTCTATCAGGCGGTCGGAGAACTCCCCATCAACAGTATCAACTTCATCACCTGCCATGATGGCTTCACCCTGAACGATCTGGTCTCCTACAACGTGAAACACAACGAAGGGAACGGCGAAGGGAACCGGGATGGCATCAATGACAATCTGAGCTGGAACTGCGGCGTGGAGGGCGAAACGGATGATGCCGCCATTGAAGCGCTCCGAGAGCGCCAGATCAAGAACTTCATCACGATCTTGCTGCTCTCACGCGGGGTGCCGATGATCTTATCCGGGGATGAGGTCCGCCGGACGCAGAAAGGGAACAACAACGCCTACTGCCAGGATAATGAGATCGGATGGGTTGACTGGACCATGTCGCAGACGTACTATGAGATGTTTCGCTTCTGGAAGCGGATGATCGAATTTCGAAAGACCCATTCTACCCTTCGCCAGCGTTTCTTCTTCAGTGGGGCAGTTAATGAGCGAGACGTGGCAGATGTCTCCTGGCATGGCTGCAAATTGAACCAACCCGAGTGGTCCGATCTGGGGGCCAGGGAGCTAGGGATGACCCTGGGCGGCTTTGATGACGAACCGGATATTCACGTCATGCTGAACATGCACTGGGAGGGCCGCGAGTTTGAGATCCCGTCGATTCCCGATCGTCGGTGGTTCAAGGTGATCGATACGGCTGCGTCCTCGCCCCACGACATCGCGGATCCGGGGGATGAGACGGAGTTCGCTGGTCATGTCTGCTCGGTACAGGGGCGGAGCATCGTCGTGCTGGTTTCTGGGTAA
- a CDS encoding C1 family peptidase translates to MAEMNEQRGMGWLPDYPDFRDHTVELDELSPRLKALGQRDSVKVMLKKVGAAASPKALPASVDLRAWCSPIEDQGALGSCTANAGVGVVEYFERRAFGHHLDASRLFLYKATRNLMHCTGDTGAFLRSTMGTLVLFGVPPEEYWPYAITDFDKEPSAFCYAFAQNYQAIQYYRLDPPGTSKPTLLTRIKTNLAAGLPSIFGFTVYTSISQAAGSGKIPCPTSGEKVAGGHAIVAVGYDNAMKIKNAHSGGVETVGALLIRNSWGTGWGDHGYGWLPYDYVLQGLAEDWWSLLKNEWVDTGAFKI, encoded by the coding sequence ATGGCGGAGATGAATGAGCAGCGTGGAATGGGATGGTTGCCGGATTACCCCGACTTTCGGGATCACACGGTCGAACTGGATGAGCTATCTCCACGACTCAAGGCGCTCGGCCAGCGCGACTCGGTCAAGGTAATGCTAAAAAAGGTGGGGGCTGCCGCCTCCCCCAAGGCGCTGCCGGCCTCTGTCGATCTGAGGGCGTGGTGCTCCCCTATCGAGGATCAGGGTGCCTTGGGCTCCTGCACCGCCAATGCCGGGGTAGGCGTGGTGGAGTACTTTGAGCGCCGGGCCTTCGGACACCATCTGGACGCCTCCCGCCTCTTTTTGTACAAGGCAACCAGAAACCTGATGCATTGTACCGGGGATACAGGCGCCTTCCTCAGGAGCACGATGGGGACCCTGGTGCTGTTCGGTGTTCCACCCGAAGAGTATTGGCCGTATGCTATCACTGACTTCGATAAGGAGCCAAGCGCCTTCTGCTATGCCTTTGCCCAGAACTATCAGGCGATTCAATACTACCGGCTTGATCCGCCCGGCACCAGTAAGCCGACCCTGCTCACCCGGATCAAAACGAATCTGGCAGCGGGGCTGCCGTCGATATTCGGATTTACGGTTTACACTTCGATCTCTCAGGCGGCCGGAAGCGGCAAGATCCCTTGCCCTACCTCGGGGGAAAAGGTAGCGGGCGGACATGCCATCGTGGCCGTGGGGTATGACAACGCCATGAAGATTAAGAACGCCCATTCCGGAGGTGTCGAGACCGTAGGAGCCCTGCTCATCCGGAACTCCTGGGGAACAGGATGGGGCGACCACGGATATGGCTGGCTGCCTTACGACTATGTGTTGCAAGGGCTGGCTGAAGATTGGTGGTCACTCCTGAAAAACGAGTGGGTGGATACCGGGGCGTTTAAGATTTAA